ATGATGTCGGGCTTCTTTTTTTATGTTTCGGTTTGGGTGAGGTTGTGGCGGACTGGGGCGAAAGGTCTGCAAACTCGGGGGAAAAATAGCTGTCGCCCGAGTTGAGGATGCTGTCTCCCGAGTAGAGGTGGCTGTGGCCTGAGCTGGTGTAGTTCTTTCCCAAGTTGGCAGATTTCGCGAGTTTTACTTTAAATGAAACTTAAACAAAATGTAGCACGAATGAGATAGCCCTGTTTTCAAAATTATCATTGTAAAAGCAGCATGATGCCCATAAGATTATTGTAATAGCTATTTGATTTACTATCAACATAGCAATATCGCTACTAATTAGGGGGATGAAGCATGTCTAAAATAACTTTCCTGGGTGCGGGCAGCACGGTTTTTGCAAAAAATGTCCTAGGTGACTGTATGACGGTTCCAACTTTACAGGATTTTGAATTTGCTTTATATGATATTGATCACGAGCGATTAAAGGACTCAGAGGTTATGTTGAAAAACATGAAAAAGAAGCTTAAGTCTACGGGCAATATTGTAGCCTACACGGACCGTAAAGAGGCGTTAAGAGGTGCGAAATATGTGATTAATGCGATTCAGGTCGGGGGCTATGACCCAAGTACAATTATTGATTTCGAAATACCGAAGAAATACGGTCTTCGGCAAACAATTGCTGATACGGTGGGCATTGGCGGGCTGTTTAGAAGTCTAAGAACAATTCCAGTTATGATGGACTTTGCCAAAGATATGCAGGAAGTTTGTCCGGATGCCTGGTTTCTAAATTACACCAATCCGATGGCTGCACTTACCGGGGCGATGCTGCGCTATACTGGCATAAAAACGGTTGGTTTATGCCATAGTGTCCAAGTATGTACCGATCATTTACTAAAAGATTTGGATATGCCGACAGACAATGTTCAGTGGAAGATTGCTGGTATTAATCACATGGCATGGTTACTTGAGGTTACCCGGAATGGACAGGATCTGTATCCGGAAATCAAAAAGAGAGCAAAAGAAAGGCAGAATACCATCCATGACGATATGGTTCGCTATGAACTGATGCAGCGGTTTGGCTATTATATCACAGAGTCGTCCGAGCACAACGCGGAATACCACCCATATTTCATCAAGAAAAGATATCCTGAATTAATCGACCGATTCAACATTCCAATAGATAAATATCTGCGCCGTTGTGTCAATCAAATCGAAGCATGGAAAGCAATGCGAGAAGAGCTTGTTCATAATAAGGAGCTTGCACATAGCCGGACAGGTGAATATGGTTCATATATCATGGAAGCAATGGAAACAAACGTCCCAATTAAAATTGGTGGGAACGTAATGAATACAGGTGGACTGATTAGCAACCTGCCGGAAAAAGCATGTGTTGAGGTGCCTTGCCTAGTGGATTCTAGTGGCGTAACTCCAACCCATGTGGGGGAGTTGCCAGAACAATTGGCGGCTTTAAATCGTACAAATATTAATACACAGCTACTGACCATTGAAGCTGCGATGACCAGCAAAAAGGAACATATCTATCAAGCTGCCATGCTCGACCCACATACCTCAGCGGAGCTGTCGATTGATGATATAGTTGCTCTGTGTGATGACTTGATTGAGGCGCATGGGGATTGGCTGCCTGAATATAAGTAACAATTTAATATAGTAAATGAAGGTCCTATTATCGTTTCCACGGTGATGGGACTTTTTTAACTTGTCTATTAACAAACAGTAATAATTTTATATCTGCCAACTGACATACAATGAAACAAGTTAGTAAATATTTTATTAAGGTGGGGACTATAAGATTCTATACATGTAAAACAAGATATGACACTGAGTAAAAGAGGTACAAAGACTTGTTTTGTATTTTGAAAATTACCATTTTACTGTAGACAATATTTTAAACTCATGATACTATAAATCCCAAGTAAACATTTTATTAAATATATTTAGTAAATTTTTTTGAGGTAATTTGAAAGCGTATTCTTATGGAACTGCATGAATGGAAGTTTAAGAGGTGAATCAAGTGACATACGCATTGGGTGTGGATATCGGTGGTACCAAGGTTGCTGCTGTAATTATTGATCAGCATGGAAAAATACTTTACCGCGCGGAGGTATTAAGTAATCGGGTTGATCGAGAAAAGATGTTTAAGCAAGTCGTGAAAAGCATTGAAATAGTATTGGCAAACTCATCACTGGAGATTAGTGATATGAAGGGGGTGGGGGTTGGTGTTCCAGGAAAAGTAGACCGGAAGAATGGTATAGCAATCTTCCAAAACAATTTACCGTGGACTAACTTCCCGATTCTTGAGCGATTACGCGATTACTTTTCCGTAGAAAATATCGTAATCGACAATGATGTATATATGGCGGCTTTCGCGGAATGGAAGGTGTCCAACACATTAGATAAAGATACATTCGTTTACTTAACGGTTAGTACAGGGGTTTCTTGTTCCATTATTCATGAGGGGTCTTTTGTGCGGGGGACTGGATTTGCTGGCGAAGTTGGTTTGTTTCCGGTGTTAGCAGATACAGCACCAAATGGGATTCAAACGTTGGAGCAGTCTGCGTCAGGTCCGGCAATCCAGCGATTAGCACAAAAACACTTTAATCGATCAGATATAACGATACAGGATTTCTTCGATGAGTACCGAAAAGGAAACCCCGCTGCACTGGCCACCATGAGCGAGATTGTAAAGTCGTTAGCACATGGGATTTATTCTGTCATATGTTTACTGGATCCTCACAAAATTGTTTTTGGTGGAGGAGTTATCAATCATAATCCTTTTTTATTGGATTTGGTAAGAAAAGAGTTACAGCATTATTTAATCCCGGAGCAGCATGCGACGAACCGTATGCAGACAAGTCATTTGAAAGAAAATGCCGGTATTGTTGGTGCTGGATTACGGGGGATGGAATGTTCAGTCCGTCTCTCAAAGTCTTCATGGGGGGTGTGAAGTTATTTAGCTCTATTAATCTATTAAACATTATTAAGGGGAGGTTTTTAATATGAAATCATTCGTTCGTAAATGGATGTTGTTACTTGCGGTGTTAGCAGCGATATTAGCTGGCTGCACGGATAAAAGTGACGGGGAAGGCAGTGCCGAAAGTGATGGAGATGGAAAGTTAGAAGGTGAACTGAATGTGGCCGTTTTCCAGGGAGGTTATGGTGGTGAATTCTGGAAACAGCTTGCCAAGAACTTTGAGGAAGAGTACCCGGGTACGACCGTTAAAGTTACTGCAAATCCTGACATTGGGGAAATGATCAGACCAAAAATTATTGCGGGTAATCCACCAGATTTTGTTTATCTGAATCAAACAGACCCATCTGGTGTTACACAGGGATTAATTAAGGAGCATGGCCTAACCGATTTAACCGATGTATTTGAGGGCAACGCATTGGATGAAGATGTCCCATTAAAGGACAAAGTGCTTCCAGGAATACTGGAATCGGTTTATATGTCACCATATGATGACGGGAAAATTTATCTTGCGCCATACAACTATAATGTAATGGGTTTATGGTACAACAAAACATTATTCGAAAAAAATAACATTGAAACACCTAAAACATGGGATGAATTTTTCGCTTTGAATAAAACCGCTAAGAAACATGATCGTGCTTTATTCACCTATCAAGGTACGAGCCCAGGTTACTTAGAAGAAATACTGATTCCAGCCGTATATTCACTTGGCGGCCAGGAAGCGTTGGATCAAATGTTAAATTATGATCCGGAGTTC
This Virgibacillus phasianinus DNA region includes the following protein-coding sequences:
- a CDS encoding ROK family protein, which encodes MTYALGVDIGGTKVAAVIIDQHGKILYRAEVLSNRVDREKMFKQVVKSIEIVLANSSLEISDMKGVGVGVPGKVDRKNGIAIFQNNLPWTNFPILERLRDYFSVENIVIDNDVYMAAFAEWKVSNTLDKDTFVYLTVSTGVSCSIIHEGSFVRGTGFAGEVGLFPVLADTAPNGIQTLEQSASGPAIQRLAQKHFNRSDITIQDFFDEYRKGNPAALATMSEIVKSLAHGIYSVICLLDPHKIVFGGGVINHNPFLLDLVRKELQHYLIPEQHATNRMQTSHLKENAGIVGAGLRGMECSVRLSKSSWGV
- a CDS encoding carbohydrate ABC transporter substrate-binding protein, whose amino-acid sequence is MKSFVRKWMLLLAVLAAILAGCTDKSDGEGSAESDGDGKLEGELNVAVFQGGYGGEFWKQLAKNFEEEYPGTTVKVTANPDIGEMIRPKIIAGNPPDFVYLNQTDPSGVTQGLIKEHGLTDLTDVFEGNALDEDVPLKDKVLPGILESVYMSPYDDGKIYLAPYNYNVMGLWYNKTLFEKNNIETPKTWDEFFALNKTAKKHDRALFTYQGTSPGYLEEILIPAVYSLGGQEALDQMLNYDPEFWKSDVAMKALDIFDKIASKDNALMNGTVALDHTQSQTAFMQGKAMFIPNGSWFEGEMENAPREDGFEFGFLGVPTFDKEDPLLALNSIEQVYIPKGAKNPELAKEFLRFMYTEESIKLNGELAKASMAIDGASDLVKEYLTESSYNVFKAVESGMYSISGNFAPVPKGVNVNPREVLFSQAASIMNGEMTTQEWADKMYGVYKEVQEKME
- a CDS encoding alpha-glucosidase/alpha-galactosidase yields the protein MSKITFLGAGSTVFAKNVLGDCMTVPTLQDFEFALYDIDHERLKDSEVMLKNMKKKLKSTGNIVAYTDRKEALRGAKYVINAIQVGGYDPSTIIDFEIPKKYGLRQTIADTVGIGGLFRSLRTIPVMMDFAKDMQEVCPDAWFLNYTNPMAALTGAMLRYTGIKTVGLCHSVQVCTDHLLKDLDMPTDNVQWKIAGINHMAWLLEVTRNGQDLYPEIKKRAKERQNTIHDDMVRYELMQRFGYYITESSEHNAEYHPYFIKKRYPELIDRFNIPIDKYLRRCVNQIEAWKAMREELVHNKELAHSRTGEYGSYIMEAMETNVPIKIGGNVMNTGGLISNLPEKACVEVPCLVDSSGVTPTHVGELPEQLAALNRTNINTQLLTIEAAMTSKKEHIYQAAMLDPHTSAELSIDDIVALCDDLIEAHGDWLPEYK